In the Chroococcidiopsis sp. SAG 2025 genome, one interval contains:
- a CDS encoding DNA adenine methylase, with the protein MVSLPHPVQYQGSKRNLASEILKFLPETVHRLVEPFAGTAAISIAASSKEISQNFWINDLNQPLVKLLQAIVETPEEIATAYTDIWNEQHSDSVGHYYQVREQFNKTNEPQLFLYLLARCVKGAVRYNSEGFFNQSPDKRRKGTQPDKMRKNIEGVSQLLKNKCKFTCRDYKDVLAEVRQSDFVYIDPPYQGVCGDRDSRYFAGISFDDFVLALENLNQKGVAFAVSYDGKRGNKTFGNSLPEELELTKIEIEVGRSSQATLLGRDEVTIESLYLSPCLLGDRISRIESYISRTHKQLTLLDKHEQFSAATQ; encoded by the coding sequence ATGGTTAGCCTTCCTCATCCGGTTCAATATCAAGGCAGTAAAAGAAATCTTGCTTCAGAGATTTTGAAATTTCTACCTGAAACTGTACATAGGCTGGTTGAGCCGTTTGCCGGAACTGCTGCAATTAGTATTGCAGCCTCTTCTAAGGAAATTTCTCAAAATTTTTGGATCAATGACTTAAATCAACCGCTAGTTAAATTACTACAGGCGATCGTAGAAACCCCTGAAGAAATAGCAACTGCTTATACAGATATATGGAACGAACAGCATAGCGATTCTGTAGGGCATTACTATCAAGTTAGAGAGCAGTTTAATAAGACTAATGAGCCGCAACTTTTTCTCTATTTGTTAGCTCGATGCGTAAAAGGGGCTGTACGGTATAACTCTGAAGGTTTTTTTAACCAAAGCCCTGATAAAAGGCGAAAGGGAACTCAGCCTGACAAGATGAGAAAAAATATAGAAGGCGTATCTCAACTGCTGAAAAATAAGTGCAAATTCACATGTCGGGATTATAAAGACGTGCTAGCTGAAGTTAGACAAAGTGATTTTGTCTACATAGATCCGCCTTATCAAGGTGTGTGCGGCGATCGCGATTCAAGATATTTTGCTGGAATCAGTTTTGATGATTTTGTGCTAGCTCTTGAAAATCTCAACCAAAAAGGAGTCGCGTTTGCAGTTAGCTACGACGGTAAACGAGGAAATAAAACTTTCGGTAACTCACTACCTGAAGAATTAGAGTTGACAAAAATTGAAATTGAAGTTGGGCGTTCGTCCCAAGCAACACTGTTGGGCAGAGACGAAGTAACGATAGAGTCTTTATATTTGTCGCCATGTTTACTTGGCGATCGCATTTCAAGAATAGAGAGCTATATTAGCAGGACGCATAAACAGCTTACTCTATTGGACAAGCATGAACAGTTCTCAGCCGCTACCCAATGA
- a CDS encoding DOMON-like domain-containing protein, translating into MSDRTFFLKPFPSDSPRFQLEISGSVDRQFNQLSIQYQILGQLAELAIPTATNLPSRKDELWQQTCLEFFLGIKGSPQYWEFNLSPTGDWNIYHFEDYRQGMQPEAAFTSLPFVVHNRPNYLLLNLELNLDKIVEIEQKIEIAIASVIQSKAGEMRYWALTHCGTQADFHLRDSFTIKL; encoded by the coding sequence ATGAGCGATCGCACTTTTTTTCTCAAGCCGTTTCCCTCCGATAGTCCACGGTTTCAACTCGAAATTTCAGGTAGTGTAGATCGGCAGTTCAATCAACTTTCTATTCAATATCAGATTTTAGGACAACTGGCAGAATTAGCCATTCCCACAGCAACAAATTTGCCAAGTCGTAAAGACGAATTATGGCAACAAACCTGCTTAGAGTTCTTTTTGGGAATTAAAGGTTCTCCCCAATATTGGGAATTTAATCTCTCGCCTACTGGTGATTGGAATATTTATCATTTTGAAGATTATCGTCAAGGAATGCAACCAGAAGCAGCCTTCACGTCGCTACCATTTGTCGTGCATAATCGACCGAATTATTTGTTATTAAACCTCGAACTCAATTTAGATAAAATTGTAGAAATAGAGCAGAAAATAGAAATTGCGATCGCATCTGTGATTCAGTCAAAAGCTGGTGAAATGAGATATTGGGCATTAACTCATTGCGGTACGCAAGCCGATTTCCATCTGCGCGATAGTTTTACTATTAAATTGTGA
- a CDS encoding HNH endonuclease, translated as MNSSQPLPNDFIQLCQSVTAKRPKAVINHILQHGFVTTEELKNIYGYNHPPRAARDVRERGIPLDTFWVTGSDGRRIAAYRFGDVNKARFSRFSGRTGLSKQLKDELIKSYGCKCFIYLEQVDKRELQIDHRIPFEIDGEPELSPEHFMLLCGSANRAKSWSCEHCENWSIIKDKSICLSCYWAYPESYTHIAMQQVRRIDIMWQEEEIDLYENLKHQATELNKEIPEFIKEIIEREIGQNQNG; from the coding sequence ATGAACAGTTCTCAGCCGCTACCCAATGATTTCATACAACTGTGTCAGTCAGTGACTGCGAAAAGACCAAAAGCTGTTATTAATCACATTTTGCAACATGGTTTTGTAACTACGGAAGAACTTAAGAACATATACGGCTATAATCATCCTCCAAGAGCAGCAAGAGATGTTCGAGAACGTGGAATTCCCCTTGACACTTTCTGGGTTACAGGAAGCGACGGTAGAAGGATTGCTGCTTATAGATTTGGAGATGTTAACAAGGCTAGGTTTTCTAGATTTTCTGGTAGAACTGGTTTATCAAAGCAGCTAAAGGATGAACTGATTAAGAGTTATGGCTGTAAGTGTTTCATTTATTTAGAACAAGTAGATAAACGTGAATTGCAGATCGATCATCGTATTCCTTTTGAAATTGATGGAGAACCGGAACTTTCACCTGAACACTTTATGCTGCTTTGTGGCTCTGCTAACCGAGCAAAGTCTTGGTCATGCGAACATTGTGAAAACTGGAGTATTATCAAGGATAAGTCTATTTGCTTATCCTGTTACTGGGCTTATCCAGAAAGCTATACACATATTGCCATGCAACAGGTGAGGAGAATAGATATAATGTGGCAGGAAGAAGAGATTGATCTATATGAAAATCTGAAACACCAAGCTACTGAACTAAATAAAGAAATCCCTGAATTTATCAAAGAAATCATTGAACGAGAAATCGGTCAGAATCAAAACGGATAA
- a CDS encoding metallophosphoesterase, which translates to MKLVSDPAIADKISRMNERVRWQDPVIQRRGIDQTRLVLEDRRADNPEFSFLVIGDTGTGSHRYNNPQREVAGLLQPHLADSSFMLHTGDVIYLVGSSEFYLDNFIKPYREFLVGGENPKAIAYDRMTFSRPILPVLGNHDYYNLPLLFGALSLTTLPVRRLLKFRRDFDVGWHGSKQGDAYARAFLDCLKALKLPGELDRHLSKHYTAKTDTGYCLRYEPGHFTRLPNRYYTFRYGGIDFFALDSNTFNDPLPISTTPEGEARRQQVVQRRDRLEQEKLQILDAADKLNPDNPDDAEQLDDLQVKLSQIEEIIVDIEKQLAINKAVVTDTEQLDWLQQRLIESWHTDEVRGRVLYFHHPPYVTEATKWHQAQTLAIRDRLRSVLNGVAEAVGSLPQGRPIVDLVLNGHAHCLEYLKTTDTGHADSNINWIVCGGSGYSLRRQREEGTDLMEGEEEKLVARSHLFVGRNGYATEKRRPYTCLRIDVQDGCPPKFVIRPFVTERYQKRWHRYAIEPFTI; encoded by the coding sequence TTGAAACTCGTGTCCGATCCCGCGATCGCTGACAAAATTAGCCGAATGAACGAACGAGTGCGCTGGCAAGATCCTGTCATTCAGCGAAGAGGAATTGACCAAACTCGGCTGGTATTAGAAGATAGGAGAGCGGATAACCCAGAGTTTTCGTTTCTGGTTATAGGCGATACTGGCACTGGTTCGCACCGATATAATAATCCCCAACGCGAAGTAGCTGGACTCTTGCAGCCGCATCTTGCCGATAGCAGTTTCATGCTACATACAGGCGATGTGATTTATCTAGTTGGGTCGAGCGAGTTCTACCTGGATAATTTCATCAAGCCTTATCGAGAGTTTTTAGTCGGTGGCGAAAACCCCAAAGCGATCGCCTACGACCGAATGACTTTTAGCCGACCCATCTTACCAGTTCTGGGAAATCACGATTATTACAATTTGCCATTATTATTTGGCGCGCTCTCTTTGACGACCTTGCCCGTGCGTCGTCTGCTCAAATTTAGAAGAGATTTTGATGTAGGTTGGCACGGATCGAAACAGGGTGATGCTTATGCACGCGCATTTCTAGATTGTCTCAAAGCATTGAAGTTGCCAGGTGAATTAGATCGCCACTTAAGCAAGCACTACACGGCGAAAACGGATACGGGTTATTGCCTGCGCTACGAACCTGGGCATTTTACTCGCTTGCCCAATCGCTACTATACTTTTCGCTATGGCGGAATTGATTTCTTTGCTTTAGATTCCAACACGTTTAACGACCCGCTACCAATATCAACCACTCCAGAGGGAGAAGCACGTCGTCAGCAGGTAGTACAGCGCCGCGATCGCCTCGAACAAGAAAAGCTACAAATTCTTGACGCAGCAGATAAACTGAATCCCGACAATCCCGACGATGCTGAACAATTGGACGATTTGCAAGTCAAACTGTCGCAGATTGAGGAAATTATTGTCGATATCGAAAAGCAATTAGCTATTAACAAAGCAGTAGTCACCGACACCGAACAACTCGATTGGTTGCAACAGCGATTGATTGAATCGTGGCATACAGATGAGGTACGCGGAAGAGTGCTGTACTTTCATCATCCCCCCTACGTGACTGAGGCAACGAAATGGCATCAAGCACAAACTCTGGCAATTCGCGATCGCTTGCGTAGCGTACTCAACGGAGTCGCTGAGGCTGTGGGTTCTCTTCCCCAAGGTCGTCCCATTGTCGATCTAGTTTTAAACGGTCACGCGCACTGTTTAGAATACCTAAAAACAACAGACACGGGACACGCTGATTCCAATATCAATTGGATTGTTTGTGGTGGAAGCGGGTACAGCTTACGCCGCCAGCGCGAAGAAGGGACAGATTTGATGGAAGGAGAAGAAGAAAAGTTAGTAGCGCGATCGCATCTGTTTGTCGGTCGCAACGGTTATGCTACCGAAAAACGTCGCCCCTACACTTGTTTGCGAATTGACGTACAAGATGGTTGTCCCCCCAAATTTGTCATCCGTCCTTTTGTTACCGAAAGATATCAAAAGCGGTGGCACAGATACGCGATCGAGCCTTTTACGATTTGA